In a single window of the Salmo trutta unplaced genomic scaffold, fSalTru1.1, whole genome shotgun sequence genome:
- the LOC115188640 gene encoding GRB2-related adapter protein: MEAVGKYDFTATAEDELSFRKGDNMKILGTNDDWLMAERHGKKGFIPRNYIDIHLPSWYQESASRGEAQESLMAQPIGSFLIRGSQSSPGDFSISVRHETDVQHFKVMADTRGQYYLWSEKFSSFNELVNYYMKNSVSQHSRIYLLDTETQERGFGQTRTSAPSSHPQLHQPLPRAPQPHLPLPSIPQPHLPLPSIPQPHLPLPSIPQPHQTLPRTPDPIPPPQRASVTTGGGGLMQVRAQYDFSAEEKDELSFKAGDIIEVLECSDMSWWKGRLRGQTGVFPSNYTNPV; this comes from the exons ATGGAGGCAGTAGGTAAGTATGACTTTACTGCCACTGCTGAGGACGAGCTGAGCTTCAGGAAGGGAGACAACATGAAG ATCTTGGGCACCAATGATGACTGGTTGATGGCTGAGCGACATGGAAAGAAGGGATTCATACCACGTAACTACATCGACATTCACCTACCCAG tTGGTACCAGGAGAGTGCTAGTCGAGGTGAGGCCCAGGAGTCTCTCATGGCTCAGCCTATAGGATCTTTTCTGATCAGGGGCAGCCAGAGCTCCCCAGGAGATTTCTCCATATCcgttag ACACGAGACAGACGTGCAGCACTTCAAGGTGATGGCAGACACCAGAGGGCAGTATTACCTCTGGTCTGAGAAGTTCAGCTCCTTCAACGAGCTGGTGAACTATTATATGAAGAACTCTGTCTCTCAACACAGCCGCATCTATCTGCTGGACACAGAAACACAG GAGAGGGGATTCGGCCAGACCAGGACATCAGCCCCATCCTCTCATCCCCAGCTTCACCAGCCCCTGCCCCGCGCACCCCAGCCTCACCTGCCCCTGCCCAGCATACCCCAGCCTCACCTGCCCCTGCCCAGCATACCCCAGCCTCACCTGCCCCTGCCCAGCATACCCCAGCCTCACCAAACCCTGCCCCGCACACCAGACCCTATACCCCCACCACAG CGTGCATCCGTGACCACGGGGGGCGGAGGTCTGATGCAGGTGAGAGCTCAGTATGACTTCAGCGCCGAGGAGAAGGACGAGCTGAGCTTTAAGGCCGGTGACATCATCGAGGTGCTAGAGTGTTCCGACATGTCATGGTGGAAAGGAAGACTGAGGGGACAAACAGGAGTGTTTCCTTCCAACTACACCAACcctgtatga